A stretch of the Panthera uncia isolate 11264 chromosome D1, Puncia_PCG_1.0, whole genome shotgun sequence genome encodes the following:
- the MMP7 gene encoding matrilysin, with translation MRLAVLCVLCLLPQSPALPLPREAGGHSESQWKQAQEYLKRFYPSDAKSRDADSFGAQLKEMQKFFRLPVTGMLDSRVIVVMQQPRCGLPDTGEDLPSRNRPKWTSRVVTYRIISYTRDLPRVTVDHLVAKALNMWSKEIPLSFRRVVLGIPDIVIGFARGAHGDFYPFDGPGGTLAHAYEPGPGLGGDAHFDEDERWADGRGLGINFLAVATHELGHSLGLRHSSDPDSVMYPTYGARDSENFKLSPGDIREIQELYGKRSKSRKK, from the exons ATGCGGCTCGCGGTGCTGTGTGTCCTGTGTCTGCTGCCCCAAAGCCCAGCCCTGCCGCTCCCCCGGGAGGCGGGCGGCCACAGTGAGTCACAGTGGAAGCAGGCTCAG GAGTACCTCAAGAGATTTTACCCATCTGACGCCAAATCGAGGGATGCCGACAGCTTCGGAGCCCAGCTCAAGGAAATGCAGAAGTTCTTCCGCCTGCCCGTGACTGGAATGCTGGACTCCCGCGTGATAGTGGTAATGCAACAGCCCAGATGCGGGCTTCCGGACACCGGAGAAGACTTGCCATCCAGAAACAGGCCAAAGTGGACTTCTAGAGTGGTCACCTACAG GATCATATCGTACACTCGAGACTTACCACGTGTCACAGTGGATCATTTAGTGGCAAAGGCCTTGAATATGTGGAGCAAAGAGATCCCACTATCCTTCAGGAGAGTTGTGCTGGGAATTCCCGATATCGTGATTGGCTTTGCAAGAGGAG ctcacgGGGACTTCTACCCATTTGACGGACCAGGAGGCACACTGGCCCATGCCTACGAACCTGGGCCGGGCCTGGGAGGAGACGCCCACTTCGATGAGGACGAGCGCTGGGCCGACGGCAGGGGTCTAG GAATTAACTTCCTGGCTGTTGCAACCCATGAACTTGGCCATTCTCTGGGCCTGAGACATTCGTCCGATCCCGACTCTGTCATGTACCCCACCTACGGAGCCAGGGACTCTGAGAATTTCAAGCTCTCGCCGGGCGATATCAGAGAAATCCAGGAATTGTATG GAAAGAGAAGTAAATCAAGAAAGAAGTAG